One part of the Trypanosoma brucei brucei TREU927 chromosome 4, complete sequence genome encodes these proteins:
- a CDS encoding monoglyceride lipase, putative: MGCCSCCIDENHDLKYATPDREPPDPELFPHYLQNKQGLWLHFTEWAPPRDVPNVRGVLFVVSGLGEHTARYGGVGRYFSREGYHVFCMDNQGAGASEGERLYVVDFEDFVDDIFLFRRRVFSLYPEYAKLPRFLLGHSMGGLIATHVSLRDPTSFAGVVLSGPALEPDPKIATPFKRWLVGVLSSCAPKFGVDSIDPKLASTNRQVVELMEQDPVYFKVKLTTRWAKTMLDAMESVWEHVERATYPLLIVHGAKDALCPVSGSRRLFSCVPTTDKQLIEYPGLGHEVLTEVRWREVLGDILKFLNAHCQ, from the coding sequence ATGGGTTGCTGTTCCTGCTGCATCGACGAGAATCACGACTTGAAGTATGCCACGCCAGACCGCGAACCACCAGACCCGGAACTATTCCCTCATTATTTGCAAAACAAACAGGGACTTTGGCTTCACTTCACTGAGTGGGCACCGCCGCGGGATGTACCAAACGTACGCGGTGTACTTTTTGTCGTGAGTGGACTCGGTGAGCACACCGCTCGTTACGGTGGTGTGGGCCGTTACTTCTCTCGTGAAGGGTATCACGTCTTTTGCATGGACAATCAGGGCGCAGGCGCCAGTGAGGGTGAACGATTGTACGTTGTGGACTTTGAAGACTTCGTTGATGACATCTTCCTTTTCAGGAGGCGTGTGTTTTCCCTTTACCCCGAGTATGCAAAACTGCCGCGCTTTCTGCTGGGTCACTCCATGGGTGGCCTTATAGCCACACATGTTTCTCTTCGTGACCCAACGAGCTTTGCGGGGGTTGTACTCAGTGGACCGGCATTGGAACCCGATCCGAAAATTGCCACCCCCTTCAAGCGGTGGCTAGTTGGTGTGCTATCAAGCTGTGCGCCGAAGTTTGGCGTGGACAGCATCGACCCAAAGTTAGCTAGCACGAACCGCCAGGTGGTGGAGCTAATGGAACAAGACCCTGTTTATTTTAAGGTGAAGCTTACCACTCGGTGGGCCAAGACGATGCTTGACGCCATGGAATCCGTATGGGAACATGTTGAGAGAGCCACCTACCCGCTGTTAATTGTACATGGCGCGAAGGACGCCCTTTGTCCAGTAAGTGGGTCGAGGAGACTGTTCAGTTGTGTACCGACTACGGACAAGCAGTTGATTGAGTACCCTGGTTTAGGTCATGAAGTGTTGACGGAAGTACGCTGGAGAGAAGTACTCGGTGACATATTAAAATTTCTTAATGCACATTGCCAGTAG
- a CDS encoding divalent cation tolerance protein, putative: protein MFSVCYVTTPTSEVAREISRILVSSNKAACVNIVPSVTSVYRWEGQLCEEQECLMMIKTRTELLQEVIDSVKKNHPYSTPEVVSVPISSGSEEYLKWVEENTMPTSSNNNSGCSCR from the coding sequence ATGTTTTCTGTGTGTTACGTGACGACACCAACCTCGGAGGTCGCGCGCGAAATCTCGCGGATTCTAGTTAGCAGCAACAAAGCTGCATGCGTCAATATTGTCCCCAGCGTCACCTCCGTATACCGTTGGGAAGGTCAACTGTGTGAAGAGCAGGAGTGTCTTATGATGATAAAGACACGCACTGAGCTCCTACAGGAGGTCATTGACAGCGTGAAAAAGAATCACCCATACAGCACGCCAGAAGTTGTTAGCGTACCAATAAGCTCTGGAAGTGAAGAATACCTCAAGTGGGTTGAGGAGAACACAATGCCTActagcagcaacaacaacagcggttGCAGTTGCCGCTAA
- a CDS encoding serine/threonine protein phosphatase, putative encodes MKAQRYASVLTLDNLTGRLVVVGDIHGCLAQLQGLLRAVSFKQGSDTLVAVGDLVNKGPDSFGVVRLLKRLGAHSVLGNHDVKLLKLVKKIREKGPLNERDTKSSLAPFALTVPVDVEVYLSQLPHIIRIPAHNVIVTHGGLHPQRPLDCQYIDEVTTLRNLIEKEQKAGGVTLVATPETKDGGVPWASLWRGPETVVFGHDSRRGLQEQYRPLAIGLDSGCVYGGRLSAAVFPGGHIVSVSGWRREAKL; translated from the coding sequence ATGAAGGCGCAACGCTACGCCAGTGTGCTAACGCTAGATAATCTAACGGGTCGCCTTGTGGTTGTGGGGGATATTCACGGCTGTCTGGCACAGCTGCAGGGCCTCCTCCGCGCGGTCTCCTTCAAGCAGGGAAGTGACACGTTAGTTGCGGTGGGGGATTTGGTGAACAAAGGACCAGATTCCTTTGGTGTGGTCCGCCTTCTCAAACGCCTCGGGGCCCACAGTGTGCTCGGCAACCATGATGTGAAGCTGCTGAAACTTGTCAAAAAGATAAGAGAGAAAGGTCCTCTGAATGAGAGGGACACTAAGTCGTCTCTAGCCCCATTTGCACTGACCGTACCTGTTGATGTGGAGGTCTACTTGTCGCAGCTTCCGCACATCATCCGCATCCCCGCCCATAATGTGATTGTGACGCACGGCGGCCTCCATCCGCAGCGCCCACTGGACTGCCAATACATCGATGAGGTTACCACCCTACGTAATCTCATTGAGAAGGAACAGAAGGCGGGTGGTGTAACCCTTGTCGCCACTCCGGAGACGAAAGATGGCGGTGTTCCGTGGGCCTCGTTGTGGCGTGGTCCTGAAACGGTGGTGTTTGGCCATGATTCGCGACGGGGCTTGCAGGAACAATACAGACCGCTAGCGATAGGATTGGATAGCGGCTGCGTGTACGGCGGGAGGCTTTCCGCAGCCGTGTTCCCTGGTGGTCACATCGTTTCGGTCTCGGGCTGGAGGAGAGAGGCAAAGCTATGA
- a CDS encoding UDP-Gal or UDP-GlcNAc-dependent glycosyltransferase, putative (UDP-Gal or UDP-GlcNAc-dependent glycosyltransferase, putative : curated by Mike Ferguson.), which translates to MCRQFNSRGRILRSSISLTVLLFTICVVTSLLTTLSNNSERAGKREINVPKTAIANKGQHLSEHPLWVKQSLTYVPAPVVSAWEERRYLVVIGIPSIDLDVRRRRRDLQRAACWTYAGVAVRANGFSGEMLPLYILARHPENGYTYTKALVEEATQWSDILTLPMNEGRPSGRKRVGQGGKWGIDAEIGMSRKTFLWFDMSVCLFPYAPYIAKADDDMFLRVPQYLADLRNLPRRGLYWGTIDVLSVQGFRFNYAYGACYTLGRDVAERFVSYKPLRTIIHVPYTAIRDEEFQSLCVMVEDAMVGITLRRAMYHTNITYVHEPKCSFHDVHAGTTLGAVTKSSIMVHHVNESDYNELRRRFNNEKNTSHRSLTGSQGPLREMSCL; encoded by the coding sequence ATGTGTAGGCAATTTAACAGTCGCGGAAGAATACTGCGCAGCAGCATTTCTTTGACGGTATTGCtctttaccatatgcgttgtCACATCTCTCTTGACAACGCTCTCCAACAACTCAGAGAGAGCCGGCAAAAGGGAAATCAACGTTCCGAAAACAGCTATAGCCAATAAAGGTCAACATCTCTCAGAGCACCCTCTGTGGGTGAAACAGTCGCTAACTTACGTCCCAGCTCCCGTCGTTAGCGCATGGGAGGAGCGACGGTACTTGGTGGTAATCGGCATCCCCTCCATAGACCTGGACGTGAGACGGCGCCGCCGCGACCTGCAACGGGCAGCATGCTGGACATACGCCGGCGTTGCAGTACGTGCGAACGGTTTCTCTGGTGAAATGCTGCCGCTGTACATCCTTGCGCGACATCCCGAAAATGGCTACACTTATACCAAGGCACTGGTGGAGGAAGCTACTCAATGGAGTGACATCTTAACGTTGCCAATGAACGAGGGCCGGCCGTCAGGTAGGAAGCGTGTGGGTCAAGGTGGGAAGTGGGGCATTGATGCGGAGATTGGCATGAGCCGCAAGACATTCTTGTGGTTTGACATGTCAGTGTGCTTATTTCCGTATGCCCCGTATATTGCGAAGGCAGATGACGATATGTTCCTACGCGTTCCTCAGTATCTAGCAGACTTACGCAACCTACCTCGCCGTGGGCTATACTGGGGTACGATAGACGTGCTCAGCGTGCAAGGTTTCCGATTTAATTATGCTTATGGCGCGTGCTATACTCTAGGACGTGACGTCGCGGAACGTTTTGTCTCGTATAAGCCCCTTCGAACAATAATCCACGTCCCCTACACAGCAATACGTGACGAAGAGTTCCAGTCTCTCTGTGTCATGGTTGAAGACGCAATGGTAGGGATTACATTGCGGAGGGCCATGTATCATACGAATATAACCTACGTTCACGAGCCTAAGTGCTCGTTTCACGATGTGCACGCCGGTACAACGTTGGGAGCCGTGACAAAAAGCTCCATTATGGTACACCATGTAAATGAGAGTGACTACAACGAGTTGAGGCGGCGGTTCAACAATGAGAAGAACACCTCGCACCGCTCGCTAACGGGCAGCCAGGGACCTCTCCGGGAAATGAGTTGTTTGTAG